From one Agathobaculum sp. NTUH-O15-33 genomic stretch:
- a CDS encoding WecB/TagA/CpsF family glycosyltransferase, with amino-acid sequence MKTASILGVHFHAVTLGQAVEVAMDRLRARRQGYVVTPNPEIVELCRKDDTLRGIVNRAALVLPDGIGVIYAAKILGEELCGKVAGIDFAEQLAAAMAREGMRLYLLGAKPGIAEKAGRNLCEKYPGLVLAGCHDGYFADPGEVVEAVNACGGADAVFVCLGAPKQERFIEAHMEEMHATLFCGLGGSLDVFAGEVKRAPDIFIKLGLEWFYRLLKQPSRFGRMLKLPKFLFIVIGQRLTGRKGKS; translated from the coding sequence ATGAAAACCGCTTCTATCTTGGGCGTCCATTTCCATGCAGTGACCCTAGGTCAGGCCGTGGAGGTCGCGATGGACCGTTTGCGCGCGCGCAGACAAGGGTATGTGGTGACGCCGAATCCGGAGATCGTGGAGCTTTGCCGGAAGGACGACACGCTGCGCGGCATCGTCAACCGGGCCGCGCTGGTACTGCCGGACGGCATCGGCGTGATATACGCGGCCAAGATTTTGGGCGAGGAACTTTGCGGCAAGGTGGCCGGCATTGATTTTGCCGAACAGCTGGCCGCCGCTATGGCGCGCGAGGGCATGCGGCTGTACCTGCTGGGGGCCAAACCCGGCATCGCGGAAAAGGCGGGGCGCAATTTATGCGAAAAGTATCCCGGTCTGGTGCTCGCGGGCTGCCACGACGGCTACTTTGCCGATCCCGGCGAGGTCGTCGAAGCGGTGAACGCCTGCGGCGGCGCGGACGCGGTTTTTGTCTGTCTGGGCGCGCCCAAGCAGGAGCGTTTTATCGAAGCGCATATGGAGGAGATGCACGCCACGCTTTTTTGCGGACTCGGCGGCTCGCTCGATGTGTTCGCGGGCGAAGTAAAGCGCGCGCCGGATATTTTTATCAAGCTGGGTCTGGAATGGTTTTACCGGCTTTTAAAGCAGCCCAGCCGCTTTGGGCGCATGCTGAAGCTGCCGAAGTTTTTATTTATTGTGATCGGTCAGCGCCTTACCGGCAGAAAGGGGAAAAGCTAA
- the thyX gene encoding FAD-dependent thymidylate synthase has product MKVKLIAHTPEPEKLVAAAAKNCYSATDVDGVLEGLTPEKTERFVEMLSEIGHESPIEHASFTFAIEGVSRSLLAQITRHRMASFSVQSQRYVRAHGFEYVVPPAIDKIPAAREQFIKAMEDDQRTYEALTEMLMQGYLNELLEQGVPEKKARSDAEKHAIEDARYVMPNACTTRIVMTANARSLKNFFALRCCNRAQWEIRALAEEMYRLTYAAAPTLFSHCGPACVDGACSEGKMSCGKAAEVRAHYQMLRGDAATE; this is encoded by the coding sequence ATGAAAGTCAAACTCATCGCCCATACGCCCGAACCGGAAAAGCTGGTGGCCGCGGCCGCGAAAAACTGCTACTCCGCCACCGATGTGGACGGCGTTTTGGAAGGGCTGACGCCCGAAAAGACCGAACGCTTTGTTGAAATGCTGTCCGAGATCGGGCATGAGAGCCCGATCGAGCACGCCTCCTTCACCTTTGCGATCGAAGGGGTTTCGCGCTCGCTGCTCGCGCAGATCACGCGGCACCGTATGGCCTCGTTTTCCGTGCAGAGCCAGCGCTACGTGCGCGCGCACGGTTTTGAATATGTCGTGCCGCCCGCGATCGATAAAATCCCCGCCGCGCGGGAACAATTTATAAAAGCCATGGAAGACGACCAACGCACCTACGAGGCGCTTACTGAAATGCTCATGCAGGGTTATCTGAACGAGCTGCTGGAGCAGGGCGTGCCGGAAAAGAAGGCAAGGAGCGACGCGGAAAAGCACGCGATCGAGGACGCGCGCTATGTCATGCCGAACGCCTGCACCACCCGCATCGTCATGACGGCCAACGCCAGAAGCCTGAAAAACTTTTTCGCCCTGCGCTGCTGTAACCGCGCGCAGTGGGAAATTCGCGCGCTGGCGGAAGAAATGTACCGCCTGACCTATGCCGCCGCTCCCACGCTTTTTTCGCATTGCGGCCCCGCCTGTGTGGACGGCGCGTGCAGCGAAGGCAAGATGAGCTGCGGCAAGGCGGCCGAGGTGCGGGCACATTACCAAATGCTGCGGGGAGACGCGGCAACCGAATAG
- a CDS encoding DUF2156 domain-containing protein: protein MLLPFREITIEDKAAVDACGAHHNYHLCERCFTDLFMWRGHYETQICFLDGFLLVKMRPEDGGFERYLAPIGDGDLAAAIKALEADAAGRGNPFLMVSIAEEMIERVEADCPGRFEFLHENEDGDDYIYLAEKLRTLSGKKLQSKRNLVNRFLAAHENRWSYEDITPETTGEAYEYHLRWCRQNGCAHNASFEGETCAIKQALDHFAALDLRGGMLRLDGEVIAFTLGCRATEDMYVVQIEKADHDIPGAYQMINQQFVLRNCDEVEYVNREEDLGLEGLRKAKKSYYPVMRGVKYAARIKDAAV, encoded by the coding sequence ATGTTACTGCCATTTCGAGAGATCACGATAGAAGACAAAGCGGCCGTGGACGCCTGCGGCGCTCACCACAATTACCACCTGTGCGAGCGGTGCTTTACCGACCTGTTCATGTGGCGCGGCCATTATGAGACGCAGATCTGCTTTTTAGACGGCTTTCTGCTGGTCAAGATGCGGCCCGAGGACGGCGGCTTCGAGCGTTATCTCGCTCCGATCGGCGACGGCGATCTTGCCGCCGCGATCAAGGCCTTGGAAGCGGACGCCGCCGGGCGCGGCAATCCCTTCCTGATGGTTTCCATCGCCGAGGAAATGATCGAGCGTGTGGAAGCGGACTGTCCGGGCCGGTTCGAGTTTCTGCACGAGAACGAGGATGGGGACGATTATATCTATCTGGCCGAAAAGCTCCGCACGCTATCGGGTAAAAAGCTGCAAAGCAAGCGCAATTTGGTCAATCGTTTTTTGGCCGCGCATGAAAACCGTTGGAGCTATGAGGATATCACGCCCGAAACAACGGGCGAGGCGTACGAATATCACCTGCGCTGGTGCCGCCAAAACGGCTGCGCGCACAACGCATCGTTTGAAGGGGAGACCTGCGCGATCAAGCAGGCGCTCGATCACTTCGCGGCGCTCGATCTGCGCGGCGGCATGCTGCGGCTGGACGGCGAGGTAATCGCCTTTACGCTCGGCTGCCGGGCGACCGAGGATATGTATGTGGTGCAGATCGAAAAGGCCGATCACGACATCCCTGGCGCTTACCAAATGATTAACCAACAGTTCGTTTTAAGGAACTGCGATGAGGTGGAATACGTCAATCGGGAAGAGGACCTTGGTCTGGAAGGCCTGCGCAAGGCGAAAAAGTCCTATTATCCTGTCATGCGCGGTGTGAAATACGCGGCCCGGATTAAGGACGCCGCCGTATGA
- a CDS encoding GNAT family N-acetyltransferase: MIRFADTGDLEAVRRLWETCFPDEGGFNDWFFENRYAPRHTLLFTDEGVICAMLQMLPYRLRFGARTGDATYIYGACTDPAFRRRGLMARLLEHSFALDREAGRVCSMLIPAEKWLFDFYRPFGYEPAFFADKRRVERQAVSALLPRRLTGADIPAMDALYARSAGEFAVLRDDAFWRMQLSLFDALGAGVYGWFGEDGLAAYAFCWADGAQEAVGMRPAYEQGLLQTLGLAALSYTAPGGQTPLGCVKWHIPSPNQTGYFNLMLN; this comes from the coding sequence ATGATCCGATTTGCCGACACGGGCGATTTAGAAGCGGTGCGCCGCCTTTGGGAGACCTGCTTTCCGGATGAGGGCGGCTTTAACGATTGGTTTTTTGAAAACCGTTACGCGCCCCGGCACACGCTGCTTTTCACGGATGAGGGCGTGATCTGCGCCATGCTGCAAATGCTGCCCTACCGCCTGCGCTTTGGTGCAAGGACGGGAGACGCCACCTATATCTACGGCGCGTGCACCGATCCCGCGTTCCGCCGCCGTGGGCTGATGGCGCGGCTGCTGGAGCATTCGTTCGCGCTGGACAGGGAAGCGGGCCGCGTATGCTCCATGCTGATCCCGGCGGAGAAATGGCTGTTTGACTTTTATCGCCCCTTTGGCTACGAACCCGCTTTTTTTGCAGACAAGCGCCGCGTGGAACGGCAAGCGGTTTCCGCCTTGCTGCCGCGGCGGCTGACAGGCGCGGATATTCCCGCAATGGACGCGCTTTATGCGCGGTCGGCGGGCGAGTTTGCCGTTTTGCGGGACGATGCGTTCTGGCGCATGCAGCTATCGCTGTTTGATGCGCTCGGCGCGGGCGTCTACGGCTGGTTCGGTGAGGACGGCCTTGCCGCTTACGCCTTTTGCTGGGCGGACGGCGCGCAGGAAGCCGTTGGCATGCGTCCGGCGTACGAGCAGGGCCTGCTGCAAACGTTGGGGCTGGCCGCGCTATCGTATACCGCCCCGGGCGGCCAGACGCCGCTTGGCTGTGTCAAGTGGCATATTCCGTCGCCGAACCAAACGGGTTATTTCAATTTAATGCTGAACTGA
- a CDS encoding DJ-1 family glyoxalase III, with translation MVYVLLAEGFEEIEAITPVDLLRRAGVEVQTVGVTGKTVGGSHGIPVVADIEMDEADWDGAEMVVLPGGLKGTNNLNEDARVHRAIEGMLQKEKYVTAICAAPSVILGGMGVLQGKKATCYPGMEDGMKGATPLSRNCVVDGHIITGRGVGGALDFACALVSALCGEEQARRVAAAVVHHAGA, from the coding sequence ATGGTATATGTATTGCTGGCGGAAGGCTTTGAGGAGATCGAAGCGATCACGCCCGTCGACCTGCTTCGCCGCGCGGGCGTCGAGGTACAGACGGTAGGCGTGACCGGTAAAACGGTCGGCGGCTCGCACGGGATCCCGGTGGTGGCCGATATCGAGATGGATGAGGCTGACTGGGACGGGGCCGAAATGGTCGTGCTGCCGGGCGGTCTCAAGGGCACCAACAACCTCAATGAGGATGCGCGCGTGCACCGCGCCATTGAAGGCATGCTGCAAAAGGAAAAATACGTTACCGCCATTTGCGCCGCGCCGTCGGTCATTCTGGGCGGCATGGGCGTTTTGCAGGGCAAGAAAGCCACCTGCTACCCCGGCATGGAGGACGGCATGAAGGGCGCGACCCCGCTTTCCCGCAACTGCGTGGTGGATGGACACATCATCACCGGCCGCGGCGTGGGCGGCGCGCTGGATTTTGCCTGCGCGCTCGTATCCGCTCTTTGCGGCGAGGAGCAGGCGCGCCGGGTTGCCGCCGCCGTTGTGCACCATGCGGGAGCCTAA
- a CDS encoding 5-formyltetrahydrofolate cyclo-ligase, with translation MRARFRQERSAVSPVEKQRIDEGVAANVLQSGVYRAAKTVFLYVSTAAEIDTSRILADALRQGKTVCVPRCEAAREMTARRIRTQEELCGAGAFGILEPSPDAPIVSPDQIDLILAPALACDRRGVRLGYGGGYYDRFLHRSNAFRAALCAESRLLEALPAEPHDERVQYIFTERQVWQVHET, from the coding sequence TTGCGTGCGCGTTTCCGGCAAGAGCGGAGCGCGGTATCACCCGTTGAAAAGCAACGGATCGACGAGGGCGTCGCCGCAAACGTGCTGCAAAGCGGGGTCTACCGCGCGGCTAAAACGGTTTTCCTTTATGTTTCCACGGCGGCCGAGATTGACACTAGCCGTATTTTAGCGGACGCGCTGCGGCAAGGCAAAACGGTATGCGTGCCCCGGTGCGAAGCGGCGCGCGAAATGACCGCGCGCCGCATACGCACGCAGGAAGAACTTTGCGGGGCCGGCGCCTTTGGCATTTTGGAACCGTCGCCGGACGCGCCCATCGTGTCCCCGGATCAGATCGACCTGATTCTCGCGCCAGCGCTCGCGTGCGACAGGCGCGGGGTGCGTTTGGGCTATGGCGGCGGCTACTACGATAGGTTCCTGCACCGGTCGAATGCTTTCCGCGCGGCGCTCTGCGCGGAAAGCCGCCTGCTCGAAGCGCTGCCCGCGGAACCGCATGACGAGCGCGTGCAATACATTTTTACCGAAAGGCAGGTCTGGCAGGTTCATGAAACGTAA
- a CDS encoding CPBP family intramembrane glutamic endopeptidase, translating into MKRKTALFPGLSLFLCFCLLTGSGALATYFGGGTLLIAASELISFALPMLLLWVTMRQRERLSKRLRPKPLPKGAIGFSVKLGVTVAVLSLFLNFLIYQLVGLAGADLSATALDAPQTGLTALGRVAVIVVLSSLVEELYLRGSLLAAHEQLAGTGACLLVSGIAFAMLHGSLMNFIGPMVAGVAYAYLSYSFGSLWPAIIAHAVNNIYYVLVVWITETYSAFGIWNYFAAVNALILLLFLYLTLRAAERLLVRGSIPHFEKGAGRRDFWRLTANPGFLVFVLAFVAKAVLHWI; encoded by the coding sequence ATGAAACGTAAAACCGCATTGTTTCCCGGACTGTCGCTGTTCCTGTGCTTTTGTCTGCTGACCGGCTCGGGCGCGCTGGCTACTTATTTCGGCGGCGGCACGTTGCTGATCGCGGCTTCGGAATTGATTTCGTTCGCTTTGCCCATGCTGCTGCTTTGGGTGACCATGCGGCAGCGCGAGCGCCTCTCCAAACGGCTCAGGCCAAAACCGCTGCCCAAGGGGGCGATCGGGTTTTCGGTCAAGCTGGGCGTAACGGTCGCCGTTTTATCGCTTTTTCTCAATTTTCTGATCTATCAGCTCGTGGGGCTGGCCGGGGCCGATCTATCGGCCACCGCGCTCGACGCGCCGCAAACCGGGCTGACGGCGCTGGGCAGGGTAGCAGTCATCGTCGTCCTATCCTCGCTGGTGGAGGAACTTTATCTGCGCGGCTCGCTGCTCGCCGCCCATGAACAGTTGGCAGGCACGGGAGCGTGCCTGCTGGTCAGCGGCATCGCGTTCGCCATGCTGCACGGCAGCTTGATGAATTTTATCGGCCCGATGGTGGCCGGCGTGGCCTACGCTTATTTATCTTATTCTTTTGGCAGCCTTTGGCCCGCGATCATCGCGCACGCCGTCAACAATATTTACTATGTGCTTGTCGTATGGATCACGGAGACTTACTCCGCGTTCGGCATCTGGAATTATTTCGCGGCCGTCAACGCGCTGATCCTGCTATTATTCCTGTACCTGACGCTGCGCGCGGCCGAGCGGCTGCTCGTCAGAGGATCGATCCCGCATTTTGAAAAGGGCGCGGGCCGCAGGGATTTTTGGCGGCTCACCGCAAACCCCGGATTTTTGGTCTTTGTGCTGGCCTTTGTGGCAAAGGCTGTTCTGCACTGGATATAG
- the mltG gene encoding endolytic transglycosylase MltG, whose product MDNMENNVNQQPEQPERQRSGRRRSRRQKNGGCAGTVVYVIAVLGISIVLSLVAIFVANDVFAFVADDAEKPITVSENTDVVSLSKQLDDAGIIHYGSIFKLYISLTGKNASVLAGTYTLNPNMDYGQIARALVSSEDAEVVELIIPEGYSVAQIGQLMLEKHVCTEEALNKALNEYPFKHEFLKDRLPPKEGWLEGYLFPDTYQVFANNNAVEAINKMLNNFGDSKYDDEIKAGAEQLGRSMHEIVTIASLIEREAQKDDEYARIAGVIYNRLNNAGQFPYLQVDASVLYGLGRTSGKLTQEELQQDTPYNLYTQQGLPPGPICNPGYKSLYAATHPEEHGYYYYVAMPDGSHLFASTNDEQNNNIAISNQAQAQAANQSNEGE is encoded by the coding sequence ATGGATAATATGGAAAACAACGTAAATCAGCAGCCCGAGCAGCCGGAACGGCAGCGGTCCGGCCGCCGACGCAGCCGGCGGCAGAAAAACGGCGGGTGCGCGGGCACGGTGGTCTATGTGATCGCGGTGCTCGGCATTTCGATCGTGCTGTCGCTCGTGGCGATCTTTGTGGCAAACGATGTGTTCGCCTTTGTTGCGGACGATGCCGAAAAGCCGATCACGGTTTCGGAAAATACCGATGTGGTCTCGCTCAGCAAGCAGCTGGACGACGCGGGCATCATCCACTACGGCTCCATTTTCAAACTGTATATCAGCCTGACCGGCAAAAACGCCAGCGTGCTCGCCGGCACCTATACGCTCAACCCGAATATGGACTATGGGCAGATCGCGCGCGCGCTGGTCAGCTCGGAAGACGCGGAGGTTGTCGAGCTGATCATTCCGGAGGGCTACTCGGTCGCGCAGATCGGCCAGCTGATGCTGGAAAAGCATGTGTGCACCGAAGAAGCGCTGAATAAGGCGCTGAACGAATACCCTTTCAAGCACGAGTTTTTAAAGGACCGCCTGCCGCCTAAGGAGGGCTGGCTGGAAGGCTACCTCTTCCCGGATACCTATCAGGTATTCGCCAATAACAACGCGGTAGAAGCGATCAATAAAATGCTCAATAACTTCGGCGACAGCAAGTACGACGATGAGATCAAGGCGGGCGCCGAGCAGCTGGGCCGCTCGATGCACGAGATCGTCACCATCGCGTCTCTGATCGAACGCGAGGCGCAGAAGGACGACGAGTACGCGCGCATCGCGGGCGTTATCTATAACCGCCTGAATAACGCCGGACAGTTCCCGTACCTGCAGGTGGACGCTTCCGTGCTGTACGGCCTTGGCCGAACGAGCGGTAAGCTCACGCAGGAGGAATTGCAGCAGGACACGCCGTATAACCTTTACACCCAGCAGGGCCTGCCGCCCGGACCGATCTGTAACCCGGGTTATAAATCGCTTTACGCGGCCACCCATCCGGAGGAGCACGGCTACTACTACTATGTCGCCATGCCGGACGGCTCGCACCTGTTCGCCTCGACCAACGACGAGCAGAACAACAATATTGCGATCTCCAATCAGGCGCAGGCGCAGGCTGCCAACCAGTCGAATGAGGGTGAATAA
- a CDS encoding peptidase U32 family protein → MRVNKRPELLAPAGDPEKLRYAVAYGADAVYMAGRQFGMRAAAQNFDDDALREGVAFAHAHGVKCYITVNVMPSNADLDALPAYLAFLQEIGADALIVADVGVIRLAKRHAPRVPLHISTQTSILNHEAANFWAELGAERIVLARELSLAEIAEIRAKTPESLAIEAFVHGAMCISYSGRCLISQYLTGRDANHGACAQPCRWKYTLMEEQRPGEYFPVEEDGRGTYLYNSKDLCMIGHIPELANAGVDSLKIEGRNKTAYYTACVTGAYRRAIDAYAAGRPLPQDCLDEVNKVSHRVYYTGFYFGGAENGQHYEDSQYIRDYEVAGMPLTIGPEGHAVFALKNRIFKGEELELLQPDAAPYVFSAFPRNDEGEALDLFNVPQMRVHFDFPFSIHPYAILRKKKERPT, encoded by the coding sequence ATGAGGGTGAATAAGCGGCCGGAGCTGCTCGCTCCGGCGGGCGATCCGGAAAAGCTGCGCTACGCGGTCGCCTACGGAGCGGATGCGGTGTATATGGCGGGGCGCCAGTTTGGCATGCGCGCCGCCGCCCAGAACTTTGATGATGACGCGCTGCGCGAGGGCGTTGCCTTCGCGCACGCGCACGGCGTAAAATGCTATATCACGGTCAACGTCATGCCATCCAATGCGGATTTGGACGCGCTGCCCGCGTATCTTGCTTTTTTGCAGGAGATCGGGGCGGACGCGCTGATCGTGGCCGATGTGGGCGTGATCCGTTTGGCCAAACGCCATGCGCCGCGCGTGCCGCTGCACATCTCGACGCAGACGAGCATTCTAAACCATGAAGCCGCCAATTTTTGGGCTGAGCTGGGCGCGGAACGCATCGTATTAGCACGCGAGCTGTCGCTGGCCGAGATCGCGGAGATCCGCGCCAAAACGCCGGAAAGCCTTGCGATCGAAGCGTTTGTGCACGGGGCGATGTGCATTTCCTATTCGGGCCGCTGCCTGATCTCGCAGTACTTGACCGGGCGCGACGCCAACCACGGCGCGTGCGCGCAGCCCTGCCGCTGGAAGTATACGTTGATGGAGGAGCAGCGCCCCGGCGAATACTTTCCGGTCGAGGAGGACGGTCGCGGCACCTACCTGTATAACTCCAAGGATCTTTGCATGATCGGCCACATACCGGAGCTGGCAAACGCGGGCGTCGATTCGCTCAAGATCGAGGGACGGAACAAGACCGCGTATTACACCGCCTGCGTGACAGGCGCTTACCGCCGCGCAATCGACGCATACGCGGCGGGGCGGCCCTTGCCGCAGGATTGTCTGGACGAAGTGAACAAGGTGAGCCACCGCGTATACTACACCGGCTTTTATTTTGGCGGCGCGGAAAACGGCCAGCATTACGAGGATAGCCAGTATATCCGCGACTATGAGGTGGCCGGTATGCCGCTTACGATCGGGCCGGAGGGACACGCTGTGTTCGCCCTGAAAAATCGCATTTTTAAAGGGGAGGAGCTGGAGCTGCTCCAGCCGGACGCCGCGCCCTATGTTTTTTCCGCATTTCCACGAAACGACGAGGGGGAGGCCCTCGATCTGTTCAACGTGCCGCAGATGCGCGTGCATTTTGATTTTCCGTTTTCCATCCACCCCTATGCCATTTTGCGCAAAAAAAAGGAGCGCCCCACATAA
- the glpK gene encoding glycerol kinase GlpK, producing the protein MAPYLLALDQGTTSSRAILFDQEQNILAIRQHELEQHYPHEGWVEQDPMEIWSTQYAAMMEVLAVSGASPAEIAGVGIVNQRETTILWERATGRPIYNAIVWQCRRTADIVDELKAAGLTDHIKSVTGLVPDAYFSATKIKWILDHVDGAREKAARGEILFGTVDSWLVYKLTSGKTHITDATNASRTMLYDIHRLDWDDTLLEALDIPRAMLPEVRSSSEVYGTVSLPGGEVPICGIAGDQQAALFGQTCFQRGDAKNTYGTGCFLLMNTGETPCESRNGLLTTIAVQLGGETQYALEGSVFVGGAVIQWLRDELRFFSESRDAEYYARKVPDTGGVYLVPAFTGLGAPHWDMYARGALLGLTRGTKREHIIRAAQESIAYQVNDLLAAMARDTGAPLTTLSVDGGASRDGFLMQFQADISALAIRRPVIRETTALGACYLAGLAAGVWRDRDELTRLWRCDTLFQPEMNEERRKELLRGWDKAVGRSKGWAREE; encoded by the coding sequence ATGGCCCCATACTTACTGGCGCTGGATCAGGGCACGACCTCATCCCGCGCCATCCTGTTCGATCAGGAGCAGAACATTCTTGCCATCCGCCAGCACGAGCTGGAACAGCACTATCCGCACGAGGGCTGGGTCGAACAGGACCCGATGGAGATCTGGTCGACCCAATACGCCGCGATGATGGAGGTGCTGGCCGTTTCGGGCGCTTCCCCCGCCGAGATCGCGGGCGTCGGGATCGTCAACCAGCGCGAAACGACCATTCTGTGGGAGCGGGCCACCGGCCGCCCCATTTACAACGCCATTGTTTGGCAGTGCCGCCGCACCGCCGATATCGTGGACGAACTGAAAGCCGCCGGGCTGACCGATCATATCAAAAGCGTGACCGGCCTTGTACCGGACGCTTACTTTTCCGCCACCAAGATCAAATGGATCCTAGACCATGTCGACGGCGCGCGGGAAAAGGCCGCGCGGGGCGAAATCCTGTTCGGCACGGTCGACAGCTGGCTCGTTTACAAGCTTACCAGCGGCAAAACGCACATCACGGACGCGACCAACGCCTCCCGCACCATGCTGTACGACATCCACCGCCTCGATTGGGACGACACCCTGCTGGAGGCGCTCGATATCCCGCGCGCCATGCTGCCCGAGGTGCGTTCTTCCAGCGAGGTTTACGGCACGGTCTCTTTGCCCGGCGGCGAGGTGCCGATCTGCGGCATCGCGGGCGACCAGCAGGCCGCGCTGTTCGGGCAGACATGCTTTCAGCGCGGCGACGCAAAGAACACCTACGGCACCGGCTGCTTTTTACTGATGAACACGGGGGAAACGCCCTGCGAAAGCCGAAACGGGCTTTTGACCACCATTGCGGTCCAGCTCGGCGGCGAGACGCAGTACGCTTTAGAGGGCAGCGTGTTCGTCGGCGGCGCGGTGATCCAGTGGCTGCGGGACGAGCTGCGCTTTTTCTCCGAAAGCCGGGATGCGGAATACTATGCCCGCAAGGTGCCGGATACCGGCGGTGTTTATCTGGTGCCCGCCTTTACCGGCCTTGGCGCGCCGCACTGGGACATGTATGCGCGCGGGGCGCTGCTGGGGCTGACGCGCGGCACCAAGCGCGAGCATATCATCCGCGCCGCGCAGGAATCCATCGCCTATCAGGTGAACGATCTGCTCGCCGCCATGGCGCGCGACACGGGCGCGCCCCTAACCACGCTTTCGGTGGACGGCGGCGCGAGCCGGGACGGCTTTTTGATGCAGTTTCAGGCCGATATATCGGCGCTGGCCATCCGCCGCCCGGTCATTCGCGAAACGACCGCGCTGGGCGCGTGCTATTTGGCGGGACTGGCCGCCGGCGTTTGGCGCGACCGGGACGAGCTGACCCGCCTGTGGCGCTGCGATACGCTATTCCAGCCGGAGATGAACGAAGAGCGGCGCAAGGAACTGCTGCGCGGCTGGGACAAGGCCGTGGGGCGCAGCAAAGGCTGGGCCCGGGAAGAATAA
- the trpS gene encoding tryptophan--tRNA ligase, with translation MSENQKQTIFSGVQPSGKLTLGNYLGAIRNFPILQEDYNCIYCVVDMHAITVRQDPAALRRATLEVLAQYIACGLDPEKSTLFIQSHVPAHAELAWVLNCFTMFGEASRMTQFKDKSAKHADNVNVGLFTYPVLMAADILLYQTNLVPVGVDQSQHIEICRDIANRFNGVHPNTFTIPEGYYPKAGEGAKVMSLSEPEKKMSKSDENENGYILLMDQPDAIMRKFKRAVTDSDARIIMDPQNKPGVSNLIQIYALATGKTTAEVEAEFDGKGYGDFKPAVGEAVVELLRPIRETTEDLLNNKDYLEKVYNEGAQKAAFLARKTLDKVYKKVGFVKR, from the coding sequence ATGAGCGAAAACCAGAAGCAAACGATCTTTTCCGGCGTGCAGCCTTCGGGCAAACTCACGCTGGGCAACTACCTCGGCGCGATCCGCAATTTTCCGATCCTGCAGGAGGACTATAACTGCATCTACTGCGTGGTCGATATGCACGCGATCACCGTCCGGCAGGACCCCGCCGCGCTTCGCCGCGCCACGCTTGAGGTTCTGGCGCAATATATCGCCTGCGGCCTTGATCCGGAAAAGAGCACGCTCTTCATCCAGAGCCATGTGCCGGCGCACGCCGAACTGGCGTGGGTGCTCAACTGCTTCACCATGTTTGGCGAGGCCTCGCGCATGACGCAGTTCAAGGATAAGTCCGCCAAGCATGCCGACAACGTAAACGTCGGCCTGTTTACCTATCCGGTGCTGATGGCGGCCGATATCCTGCTGTACCAGACCAATCTGGTGCCGGTCGGCGTGGATCAGAGCCAGCACATCGAAATTTGCCGCGATATCGCAAACCGCTTTAACGGCGTGCACCCGAACACCTTCACCATCCCGGAAGGCTATTACCCCAAGGCCGGCGAGGGCGCGAAGGTGATGAGCCTGTCCGAACCGGAAAAGAAAATGAGCAAATCCGATGAAAACGAAAACGGCTACATCCTGCTGATGGATCAGCCGGACGCCATCATGCGCAAATTCAAGCGCGCCGTGACCGATTCGGACGCGCGCATCATCATGGACCCGCAGAACAAGCCGGGCGTTTCCAACCTGATCCAGATCTATGCGCTCGCCACCGGCAAGACGACCGCCGAGGTCGAAGCGGAGTTCGACGGCAAGGGCTACGGCGATTTCAAACCCGCCGTCGGCGAGGCCGTGGTAGAGCTGCTGCGCCCGATCCGCGAAACCACCGAGGATCTTTTGAACAACAAGGACTATCTGGAAAAGGTATATAACGAGGGCGCGCAGAAGGCCGCCTTCCTTGCGCGTAAAACGCTTGATAAGGTCTACAAAAAGGTTGGCTTTGTAAAACGCTGA